The nucleotide sequence CTCAACGATGATTTCACCCCCATGGATTTTGTGGTCGAAATCATCATGAGGTATTTCCGCAAATCATTGGAGGAGTCCACCCGCATCATGCTTGATGTACACAATTCAGGCCGGGGGATTTGCGGTATCTATCCCCGTGAAATTGCCGAAACCAAGGTCCTCG is from Magnetococcales bacterium and encodes:
- the clpS gene encoding ATP-dependent Clp protease adapter ClpS, giving the protein MSWQETFDDTSSTTRSRSRPREPSLYKVILLNDDFTPMDFVVEIIMRYFRKSLEESTRIMLDVHNSGRGICGIYPREIAETKVLEVNSHSRRSGHPLKCLMERD